The genomic DNA CTCACACCCAGTCTGAAGTGGCGATTATTTTTGATTGGGAAAGTCGCTGGGCCATGGATGATGCATCTGGCCCACGTAATGAAGGGCTGCAATACGAACAAACCGTGTGTGACCATTACCGCGGCTTTTGGCAGCAGGGCATTAACTGCGACATTATCGAACAGCTATGCGACTTTAGCCCCTACAAGGTGCTGGTTGCACCCATGCTTTATCTGATTAAACCCGGCGTAGCCGAGCGTTTAGCTGCCTTTGTTGAACAAGGCGGCACACTAGTGGTGAGCTATTGGAGCGGCATTGTTGATGAGTCAGATCTGTGCTTCTTGGGGGCTTCCCTGGGGGCGAAGGCAGTCCGCTGCGCCGCACCTTGGGTATTTGGGCAGAAGAAATCGACTCACTGTATGAACACGAACGGGTGTCTTTTGTGATGGACCAAAACTCGCCCTTAGCCATTAGCGGCGAGTTTCAGGCGAAACACCTGATGGAGCATATCCATTTAGAGGGCGCCGAAGCCTTGGCGCATTACAGCTCTGATATGTTCAGCGGCCAGCCAATGCTTACTAAAAACCGCGTAGGCAAAGGTTGCGCTTATTACATAGCAGCTCGCACCGAGCTTGATTTTAACCAGCAGTTCTACCAGCAAATCGTTGAACAGCATGGCGTTAGCCGCTGGGTAGATGACTTGCCTGCTGGCCTATCAGTGACCGTACGCGAAGATGAGGCTTACCGTTATCTGTTTGCGATGAATTTCAGCCAACAGCCACAGCAAATGATTTGCCCTGCTGGAACATGGTTGAAGCTCGACAGTAGCGAGACGGTAGAGCCCTTAATTCAACTGCAAGCCTATCAGGTGAGTGTGATGCGACAAGCTAAGTAATACGGCCAAGCTAAACACTTAGCTTGGCCCCCGAAATAAATTAAGAAATGAGGCGATTTCGCTTCACGGGTAAGTGTTGCCAAAAATAACTGAGCGGTGACGCTTGCCCACAACAATAACTAGGAAAAAAACAAAAGGGATAAAACATGAAGAAGACAATACTCTCTGTAGCTATTTTAGGTTCTTTGCTATCAGCCCAAGCCTTTGCGCTTGATTTCTCAGGCTATGTTCGCTCTGGTTTGGGAGCTAGTGCGGACGGTGGTGGTACTCAAGGCGGTGATGAGTTTAATAAAACTAAGCTAGGTCGCCTGGGTAACGAGTTTGACACTTATTCAGAGATTGGCTTAGGCCAAGAATTATTTAATCAAGATGGGCGTTCAATGTACTTTGACAGTATGTTTGAAATGTCTTCTTCAGGTAATCTTGAGTCTGAAGGCACCTCTAACGACAGCGCTAACTTCGGCATTAAACAAGCGAATATACAGGCCAAAGGTTACATTACTGCACTGCCTGATGCGGTGGTATGGGCGGGTAAGCGTTTCTATCAACGTCATGACTTACATATCATCGATACCAAATACTGGAACATCTCCGGTTACGGTGTGGGCATCGAAAACATGAAGTTAAAAACCGGGGCTATTTCTGCCGCGGTGATCCGTGCGGATAATGCCTTATCGACTTGGGATGATGAAGGCAACGAAACCAGCTTTGGTGATTTAAATACTTACTACCTCGATTTACGTTACGCGGGATTTAGCCCATGGGAAGGTGCTTGGACCGAATTTGGCCTTGATTACGCCATGGTTAATCCTACCGATGATCAAGAAGCTCTGACTGAGGACTTCAAAAACGGCCTAATGCTAACCGCTGAATTAAGCCAAAGCTTTGCCATTGGCTGGAACAAAACCGCCTTACAATTCATGGACAAAGGCCTAGCGCAAAACGCCATTTCCCAAGGTGGTGGTTGGTACGACATTTGGAGTGGTGATGTAAGCGATGCCAAAGGCTACCGTTTAATCAACACCGGTGAAGTGAAGTTTGCTGATAACTTCATCTTCCACCATGTATTAACTTATGGTCGCGCTGAAGACCACGGTGATTGGTTAGACAGCGAAGAACTGTTGTCGTTTGTCGCTCGACCAACCTACCTATGGTCTGAGTTTAACAAAACCATGTTAGAGCTTGGTTACTTTAGCCAAGAGAAAACTTGGGATGGTGGCTCAGTAGAAAAATCTGGTGGCACTAAAGTGACTTTGGCACATGCCTTGGCGACTGGCGAATCGTTCTACGCTCGCCCAGAGATCCGTTTTTTTGTTACTTACGTCAAAGATAACGAGCAAGACAATACCTTCAACGGTGATAGCAACGACACCATTAACTATGGCGTACAAGTTGAAGCCTGGTGGTAAGCCAAAACACCAGAGTTTGGCCGTACTAGCTACGGCCAGTGTAATCAGCCAATGACTCTGCATTGGCTTTCCCCAGATGCCCAGTCTGGGGACTTTCCTTCTTGCTCTTAAAGCGAACTATAGTCACAGCGCAAGTTGTGGGGGCTTTAAGAGCCTTTTTATCAGGGGAACTCATGACATCACTTTCGTTAAAGAGCAAGATTATTGGTCTGTTTGTACTGTCCTTGTTGATGACGATAGTCACAGCCTACTTCAGCGTAAAAACGGTAATTGGCGACTACATCAACAGCGCCTATGAACAGCGTATGCTGAACAATGTCAGCCTCATTAGTAGTGAAATTCAGCAATCTTTGGCTCGTGATATTTCGGTTATCGAAAGCTTGGATTTTGGCATTATTGGTATTCGAGCTACCAAGCAAAAGCTGGGTTACGAGCAAGTGGTGAAGCTGATAAATAAAAAGGCCCTTAGCGACAAGGGCAGCATGAAGCCCGAGCAAGCCCAATATTACATTGACCTAGCTAAAGACCATCCTGAAGGGATTAAAGTCACCCAAACCCGTTCGGCTGAAGGGGGCGCTCAAGTGATTATATCTAAATACAAAAGCGGGGTGGTGGACTTCTTCACTATAGATTTAAGTTTGATTGGCGAACTAATAGAGCGCTACAGTATTCCTGGGGTGTACTTTGAGGTGCTGGATCAGCAAGGTCAGCCGATTTATTCCACGCTAAAGGCTAATTTAGAAGCCAAGCAAACCGACGCGATTACCGTGGCCAATTCCAGCTGGTATTTACATTCTTATATTGATCGCGCCTATACCGATGGGATTATCTCCGGTATTAACCAAGACATAACCAAATATTTAGCGCTGTGTGCCTTGGTGATGCTGTTATTTAGTTTATTTAGTTTAAAGGCGCAATTTGCTCCCTTACTTAAATTGCAGCAGTTAATGGAAAGCCTCTCAGGCAAGAACGCCGACTTAACCCAGCGCATCGTACTCAATCGTCGTGATGAAGTTGGCCAGATCTCCTATTCTATTAACCAGTTTATCGACAATCTACAAAGCCTATTTCGTAATATCTCCAGCTCTAGTCTCAGCCTTAATCAACAACGTGATGAGCTGGACAATCAAAATGCCAGCAACCTGGCGGTGGTGTCGCAATATGAAGGTCAGAGTCAAATTCTTACCGAGGCGATACAGGCGATCCGCAAATCCTCTTTAGCGATCCAAAGTCAAACCAGCGAAGCCAACCACTTAGCCGAGCAAATCGTCGCAACGGTAAGCCACGCAGTCGATAAGGGGGAGTCTGCTGAACTTAGTGTGAATCAGCTGGTGGACAAGACTCAGCAAATATCTTCTTCTATGGAAGTGATGGAGACAGTCACTCAGGGGATTAGCGGCATTTTAGATACCATTCAAAATATTGCCGACCAAACCAACTTGCTGGCCTTGAATGCCTCAATCGAAGCTGCGCGCGCCGGAGAATCAGGGCGTGGCTTTGCAGTGGTGGCCGACGAGGTGCGCAGCCTAGCCTCGAAAACCCATAGCTGCACCACCCAAATTGACCAACTATTACAGCAGTTTTCTGGCTCCTCAAAACAGATAGATAATTTAATGCAAGACACCTTGCAGAGCAGCGAGTTAAGCAAGCAAACCACCCAAGAGGTGATGTCGCAAATCCAGTTAATTAAAGGCTCGGTGGAGCAAATTGAGCAGATTAACCATCAGGTGGCGCATTCATCAGACGAGCAATGCGCCATGATGCAGGCTTTGGATGAAGAACTCCGTCAAGCCAATCAGATGACCCAGCAAATTACTGCTTGTGCGGCGGTGATTTCCAGCATTAATAGCAAGATGCAAGTGGCCTCAGAAGAGCTTAGCTCGCGGGTATTGGAGTTTAAGGTGTAATGGGGAGGCGTGGCTCTTGGCTGCGCCTCTGCTATTGCTAACCGTTGATGATTTAGCCTTTTATTGGGTGGCGGCCAGAAGTATTCAAGAATGGAGCGCCGCCAATTTATGACAGTGCAAAGCTGATAGTGGCTTCACAGCCTACGGTGGCTCGATTTTTAATTGAAAAGTGCCAATCATAGCGACGGCATAGGTCTTCTACTATCAACAAGCCTAAACCGTGACCAGCGTGATTGCTCGAGTTATTAAGGCCGGCGCCATTGTCTGTCATGGAGATGGCCTTAGCTGAAACTTCTAGGGTAATTTTACCTTGCTGCGAAGCCGCGATAGCATTTCTCAGTAAGTTTCCTAAAACCATGTTTAGTACCGCAGGCGCGGCCTTCAATTGCGGTGTTTGGTGGCAAATGAGCTCTATTTCAATGTCTTTATCTTTTGCTTGAGCGTTATTGTTGTTGATTATTGCTTCAAATTCGCTCTTCGTCACTTCTCTGAGACTGGTGTCATCTTCACTACGCTCGTAGCGTACTAGCGCTAACAGTGCATCAACCATCGTGCTCATTTGGCCGGTGGCTTCATTGATTCTCAGAATTTGACGTTGCTGAAAATCACTGGGAGTGTGGCGTTCTAAGAGTTTACTCGCGCCTTTTACTATGGTGAGCGGGGTTCTTAACTCATGGCTAGCATAGCGAGCAAAAGCTTGTTCACGTTTTAATAAACTATGAATGTCAAGTCGATCCTGATTAAGCTTATTGGCTAGTATTTGAAATTCTGCAGCGCCTCCTGTGGGTATTCTAAATATGTGCGCAGAGTTGCCGCTTTGTTCTGTTAACTGCTCGGTAAGCTGATTTAACGGTGCGATTAAGCGTTGAGATAAACGGGATAATAGCGCCCCAAAAATAATCAGCAGTCCTGCGATACTGGTAATCACGACGAGACTTGAAAACAAGATTTCATGGGGGCCAAATTCTATTTGGTTAATATCAGACACTAATATGACGGGGTGTCTATTTCCCTCTTTCTGGTAATGGCCGAAGTAGATCATGCGTGATTCAGTGTCACTGCCTACTTCACCAACAAACTCGTCTCTGCCTTTAAAGTAGCGATGATAAGCAGAAGGCACTAAGCTAATGTCGTTATAGGCTCGAGTGAGCACATCGATAGTAATTTCACCCGTTTCCCCATTAGTAAAACGCTGTATGGCTTCATTTTTATCTATTTCAATACGTCGCTCTCCTACCTTGTCTTCAGACCAATGCAGAGCCGCATAAAAGATGGTGTAGCTTGCTAAGCCCATGATGAGTGCGACGAAAGTAAAGAATATGGCCAGTTGGCTAGTGAGTGTACGAGTACTGGAAAAACCAATTTTATTCATTATTGCTTCTCTAGGCGGAAACCTATCTTGGGTACGGTAATTAACATGGATGAGGAGAATGGTTTGTCTAACTGGTTACGCAGGTTATAAATATGGCTACGTAGAATATCTGTATCAGGTTGGTTTTCTTGCCATAGCATGCTGATAATTTCGTCTCGAGTGACAACATTAGGCGCTCTACGGCAAAGCAGTTCCAAAATGGCGTAGGTAGTTGGGTTTAAGTTTAGCTTGAGTCCGTTACGGTAGGCTTGGCGGGTTTTTTGGTCTATATGTAAGTTAGCAAAATCCAGCGATGTTTCGGTTACCGTTCTTCGGTAGCGTTTAATCAGAGCGTGCAAACGGGCTTCCAATATCTCCAGATCAAAAGGCTTAGTGATATAGTCGTCGGCACCGTATTTAAAACCACTGAGCATGTCCTCGCGGTTATCAAGAGCGGTAAGCATCAGTACCGGTGTCACATTCCCTGCTTCTCTTAGTTTTTCACACACCGCTAAGCCGCTCATACGCGGTAGCATTAGGTCAAGAATAATAACGTCGAAGCTATTTTCTAAGGCGAGTTTCAAGCCTAACTCCCCGTTATCGGCGTAATCGATAACGACACCTTCGGCTTCAAAATAATCGAATAAGATCCCAACTATTTCTCTATTATCTTCAATTAATAATATTTTTTTCATAGTAACGCTCAATGACTATCGCTTACGAAGCCGATTAACTAGGTGTTTTTGGAGAGCGGCCATTCCTAATGCTTAAAAATTGGCTAGATAAATTCCCTCGATATTTCGATGCTATTTCAAGAAAGATGCTATTTCCATAAATAAGATGACTTATCGCAACCACAACACCGTGCCCCAAACGACTAACGAGCACAGCATGCTAAGTAGCACCAAGGCTGAGCCAATGTTTTTAGCTACGCCAGATAAAACATGATAGTCCATGCTGACTCGGTCAACGACCGCTTCTATCGCGGTATTAACCATTTCGGCAAATAGTACAAATACCATACTGAGTAAAATTAACAGAGTATGCATTGTTGGCAGCTCTAGCCAGAAGGCGAAAGCGGTGAGAGGAATAAACAGCATTAATTCTTGCTGAAATGCCGCTTCGTTTTTACAAATCCACTTTAAGCCATTAAAACTGTGTACAAAGGTGTGAACGATACGCGCAATACCGGTACGCCTAATGATGATTTGTTGTTGCATAATAATGAGTCCTGTAATGCTATTAGGAGATGGATTGACAGCTTTGCACAATGTCTAGTGTTGCATCGTGTACTTGCGAACTCACGCCATATAAGCCCAATAAGCTATGGAATAAGTTATCGTGTGACAGGGCACTGTTTTGAGCTTTGTTCTCTAGGCATTTCTTGTTAATGCCTTTTTGTGTCGCATATTGCTCTGGCATCCACACGAGCCAAGGCACGTGGGTTTGTTGTTTAGGGGCAATTAAGTAAGGTGTTCCGTGAAGATACATGCCACTTTCCCCAAGCGATTCACCGTGGTCTGATATGTAGGTCAACATTACGTTGTATTTTGTTGAGACACGTTGCAGCTGTTGGATAACTTGAGCGAGTACGTAGTCGGTATAAACCAATGTATTGTCGTAAACATTTACGATTTGCTCATCGCTACAGTTTTCAATGTCATTACGATTACAGGCCGGTTGAAAGGGGGCTTGGGCATCGGGGTATCGTTGCCAGTAGGTGGGGCCGTGACTACCAATGGTGTGCAAAACCAGCAATTTATCGTGTGTGCCTTGGTCTATAAATGTGTTGGCATCGTTTAACATCGCTACATCAAAGCAAGTTGAGCCATTACAGTCATCATTTTTCAACGATGAATTGATTGAGATATAGGCTAGGTTTTTAGCTACGCCTTTATCGCCTCCATCATTGTCTATCCACAATACATCTACCCCAGCGTGTTGTAGCACGTTTAACACATTATCCTGCGAGTTGGCACGACGTTTATCATAGGAGCCTCGAGTCATATTAGAGAACATGCATGGAACCGATAGCGCGGTATAGGTGCCACATGAAGACACTTGCTGAAACGCGATTAAGCCCATGTTTTTTGTATAGGGATTGGTGTCTCGTTTATAGCCGTTGTAGGCAAAGTTCATAGCTCGTGCGGTTTCACCCAGCACTACCACCATCAGGGTTGGCTTACCATTAGCAACTGCTGCTAGGTGTGCATCAGAGCCTAAAGTTTGGTATTCCAATTGGCTTTCGAAGTAGGTTCTATTCAGGTATTTTGCGCCATTAAATATGTGGGCGGGAATAATCATTTGGTTTAAATAGTGGTTGTTGCGTCCCACTGACGCATAATCTTTGTAGCAGGTTTCAGCAATTAAACCGATCCCCACCACTGCAACTAATACTAAAGCGATTCGGGAAATTAGCGCTCGTCTCCATGTGGAGTGCGGTGTGATGCGAATCCATGCTAAGAAAACACATGGTAGTAAGCCAAAGCCAAGTAGGAAAATGAGTAAGCGGACATTGAAGTAAAATGAAATTTCAGACGAGTTGGTTTCAAAAACACTTTCCATCATCGTGGTATCCAACAAAGCCTGAAAGTTCACTTCGGCGTACAGGGCTGCGGCCGAGCTAAGTATCACGAAAAACATAAATGGCTTAAAAAAGTACGGCCAAGCAAACAGAGAAAAGATAATGATGAATGCACAGGTGAGCAAGATAGGAGCCGTATAAGCAAATAAGGGGTTAGAAACATCGGCGCTCAACTGAAAAATCGTTTTGAGTATTGGATAGTTCATCACCGTACCGAAGTACACAGCACAGAATAGGATGAGTGTTGTCATATTCATTGGGATACGACGAAAAGCGAGTATTTTTGAATTCATCATCAACAGCAAATTTAATAAATAGATGGTAGAAGTTGGTTGATGCTGAGTATCGCAAGCGGCATGTAAAAAAAATGTCGATAAAAATAGGCCAAAATGGATAGCTCTATTTTTTTAATGCCTTGAATGTGAAAAACAAACCTAGTGTGAATGAAGAGCGTAGCTCACGGGAATGGGCGTGTTAGGTTTAGTGGGATGCGTGTTGGCTGCCTAGCCTCAGCGTTTATGTCATTGCTAGCCGCTGATGATTTCGTCTTGACGGCGACGTCATTAAGCTTCAACGAGTAAAGCTTAGCTAAGCAAAAAGAAAGCTCGCCCTGCATTATCTTCATCCAGTGTTCAAGCTTACCAAGCGATGCTTTGTTTCAAGCCAAGCTTTCACCTAGTTTCCAAGCGCGCCTGCGCAAACACTGCTCGGCGATAATGAAGGGATTGAAAAGCACAATCTTTGTTATCGAGAGTATGAAAGGTATTTGGCCTATTGTTTGTTGGGCTGTTTGGTATTATCAGGCCTTACCAAGTGATAAATTTGTATAACAAGCAAAAGCATCCGACGCGCACCGCGCAGTTACTTTGAGCGTTAGTTTGCCCACCGACTGTAATCATTCGGTAGGGAATTTCTGCTTCTGGTGTAGAACTCGCATTACACGAATTGCTGAGCCGTCAACCCAGTAGGAAACGATCATTGAGATTTCGGGGATAATGAGTAATCGCCCTCGAATGCCATCACGTTGAACACCCATCAGTGGTTGTTCAAGTAAATTTTCTACTTTAGCTTCAATAATATCGTCAGTTTTTTCTGCCGCGTCAGGGTTGAAGTCATAAAGAAACTCGAAGATCTTCTCACGATCATTTATCGATTCTTCTTCCCATAAAATCATTGTTGACCTCGGCTACGAATCTTGGCCTTTCGTTCAGCCATTCGTGCCTTTGCTGAGTCATGATCAATAAATGAAGCTTTTCCTGAGTCAAGCTTTTCAAATGCTAGGTTTACTTGTTCAGTTAACCAAGCGTCATGAGATAATGCTTTTCGTTGTTGCTCAGCCATTTGCTCGGTAAGCTCACGGCAAGCATCGCTAAGTGTGCGACCTTGGCTCTCTGCTAGTTGCTGAGCTAAGCGCTTAACTTCGTCATCAACACGAAATTGAATTCTAGTGTCCATGAGTAACTCCTAAATTGACGTGTGCACAAACGTTAGCACCGATGTGAGGCAAGGGCAACTAACAATGCATTTACGACGGATTCGCTGCGCTTGGCGGCTTTAGTGTAAATTCAGTTTTTCTGTTTTAAGTGGTTTGTTGAGGCATTGCTGTTTTGCTTTGAATGTTAGGCTACAAAGCTCTCACCGCGATTAAAACGCTTTTATCTCGAACAAAAATTAACTGCGAAGGGTAAACTGGCTCTAGCTCTTAAGGCCGATTTACTTGAATTTAATTCCTCTATATCATCAAGTTAAATACGCTACATGGTTAAAAATTAAGGATTTCTAGTGTCTTATAATGCCAAGCGGCCCTTAGAGGTGGCGCCGTCGATAACAGCACATTGTGAATCCGTTTTTAAGCAACTATTTATCGATGGTAGCAAGGCTGTAGACATTCAAGCGGAATACTCTAATATCGTTTTACAAGAGCTAAAGCACAATACCTATCAGTTGGATGCTGCTTTTGACATAACCAACCCTGATAACGCTTATGTTCCCTTCGCGGCCAAACTTGAGCCTTTCATCGATTCATATCAATCGGTTTTTATTCATCAAACTCAGCCAGATAAAATCCTAGACCTATTCAAACAATGTATTGGCGACCAGTATTTCAATACGGGAGTTATGCATTACTTATTGGTCGAACAATCTGATAAATCGAAAATCGACACCATAAAAATGTTGTTTGAGAGTGATAAGCCACAGGCCTTAACCAGCCCAGAATTTGCCCTAAAACCTTTTATCGATGGAAATAAACTCGAAGCATTAAACACGGCGCTCACCCACTATTTTAATCGTGTGATCGAGCAATACCGTAACGGCTACTACCTATTTAAAAGAGCGAGAACTCTTCTCGAAGCCTACCCAGAAGTTAAACCACTCTTCCAGCAACTGGGCATCAATCAAGTGAGTGTCGAGCTTATGACTTACTATCTGGCTCGCTACTATTACGATAGAAGTGAATATGATAGCGCTAATCGATTACTCGACTACTTTATGCATGTCGAGATAATTGAGACCATAGCCAGCCCTAAGCGGTGGATAAAATTTTGATTTGGATGGATAGAGTTAATATCCCCTTTATTACAGATTCAAACCAGTAAGGATGTGGTGCTTTTTGAGCTCACAAACCCCAAACT from Agarivorans gilvus includes the following:
- a CDS encoding Beta-galactosidase C-terminal domain — encoded protein: MTVREDEAYRYLFAMNFSQQPQQMICPAGTWLKLDSSETVEPLIQLQAYQVSVMRQAK
- a CDS encoding maltoporin codes for the protein MKKTILSVAILGSLLSAQAFALDFSGYVRSGLGASADGGGTQGGDEFNKTKLGRLGNEFDTYSEIGLGQELFNQDGRSMYFDSMFEMSSSGNLESEGTSNDSANFGIKQANIQAKGYITALPDAVVWAGKRFYQRHDLHIIDTKYWNISGYGVGIENMKLKTGAISAAVIRADNALSTWDDEGNETSFGDLNTYYLDLRYAGFSPWEGAWTEFGLDYAMVNPTDDQEALTEDFKNGLMLTAELSQSFAIGWNKTALQFMDKGLAQNAISQGGGWYDIWSGDVSDAKGYRLINTGEVKFADNFIFHHVLTYGRAEDHGDWLDSEELLSFVARPTYLWSEFNKTMLELGYFSQEKTWDGGSVEKSGGTKVTLAHALATGESFYARPEIRFFVTYVKDNEQDNTFNGDSNDTINYGVQVEAWW
- a CDS encoding methyl-accepting chemotaxis protein, with the protein product MTSLSLKSKIIGLFVLSLLMTIVTAYFSVKTVIGDYINSAYEQRMLNNVSLISSEIQQSLARDISVIESLDFGIIGIRATKQKLGYEQVVKLINKKALSDKGSMKPEQAQYYIDLAKDHPEGIKVTQTRSAEGGAQVIISKYKSGVVDFFTIDLSLIGELIERYSIPGVYFEVLDQQGQPIYSTLKANLEAKQTDAITVANSSWYLHSYIDRAYTDGIISGINQDITKYLALCALVMLLFSLFSLKAQFAPLLKLQQLMESLSGKNADLTQRIVLNRRDEVGQISYSINQFIDNLQSLFRNISSSSLSLNQQRDELDNQNASNLAVVSQYEGQSQILTEAIQAIRKSSLAIQSQTSEANHLAEQIVATVSHAVDKGESAELSVNQLVDKTQQISSSMEVMETVTQGISGILDTIQNIADQTNLLALNASIEAARAGESGRGFAVVADEVRSLASKTHSCTTQIDQLLQQFSGSSKQIDNLMQDTLQSSELSKQTTQEVMSQIQLIKGSVEQIEQINHQVAHSSDEQCAMMQALDEELRQANQMTQQITACAAVISSINSKMQVASEELSSRVLEFKV
- a CDS encoding sensor histidine kinase, producing the protein MNKIGFSSTRTLTSQLAIFFTFVALIMGLASYTIFYAALHWSEDKVGERRIEIDKNEAIQRFTNGETGEITIDVLTRAYNDISLVPSAYHRYFKGRDEFVGEVGSDTESRMIYFGHYQKEGNRHPVILVSDINQIEFGPHEILFSSLVVITSIAGLLIIFGALLSRLSQRLIAPLNQLTEQLTEQSGNSAHIFRIPTGGAAEFQILANKLNQDRLDIHSLLKREQAFARYASHELRTPLTIVKGASKLLERHTPSDFQQRQILRINEATGQMSTMVDALLALVRYERSEDDTSLREVTKSEFEAIINNNNAQAKDKDIEIELICHQTPQLKAAPAVLNMVLGNLLRNAIAASQQGKITLEVSAKAISMTDNGAGLNNSSNHAGHGLGLLIVEDLCRRYDWHFSIKNRATVGCEATISFALS
- a CDS encoding response regulator transcription factor, with amino-acid sequence MKKILLIEDNREIVGILFDYFEAEGVVIDYADNGELGLKLALENSFDVIILDLMLPRMSGLAVCEKLREAGNVTPVLMLTALDNREDMLSGFKYGADDYITKPFDLEILEARLHALIKRYRRTVTETSLDFANLHIDQKTRQAYRNGLKLNLNPTTYAILELLCRRAPNVVTRDEIISMLWQENQPDTDILRSHIYNLRNQLDKPFSSSMLITVPKIGFRLEKQ
- a CDS encoding diacylglycerol kinase, giving the protein MQQQIIIRRTGIARIVHTFVHSFNGLKWICKNEAAFQQELMLFIPLTAFAFWLELPTMHTLLILLSMVFVLFAEMVNTAIEAVVDRVSMDYHVLSGVAKNIGSALVLLSMLCSLVVWGTVLWLR
- a CDS encoding phosphoethanolamine transferase, with translation MMNSKILAFRRIPMNMTTLILFCAVYFGTVMNYPILKTIFQLSADVSNPLFAYTAPILLTCAFIIIFSLFAWPYFFKPFMFFVILSSAAALYAEVNFQALLDTTMMESVFETNSSEISFYFNVRLLIFLLGFGLLPCVFLAWIRITPHSTWRRALISRIALVLVAVVGIGLIAETCYKDYASVGRNNHYLNQMIIPAHIFNGAKYLNRTYFESQLEYQTLGSDAHLAAVANGKPTLMVVVLGETARAMNFAYNGYKRDTNPYTKNMGLIAFQQVSSCGTYTALSVPCMFSNMTRGSYDKRRANSQDNVLNVLQHAGVDVLWIDNDGGDKGVAKNLAYISINSSLKNDDCNGSTCFDVAMLNDANTFIDQGTHDKLLVLHTIGSHGPTYWQRYPDAQAPFQPACNRNDIENCSDEQIVNVYDNTLVYTDYVLAQVIQQLQRVSTKYNVMLTYISDHGESLGESGMYLHGTPYLIAPKQQTHVPWLVWMPEQYATQKGINKKCLENKAQNSALSHDNLFHSLLGLYGVSSQVHDATLDIVQSCQSIS
- a CDS encoding type II toxin-antitoxin system mRNA interferase toxin, RelE/StbE family, with protein sequence MILWEEESINDREKIFEFLYDFNPDAAEKTDDIIEAKVENLLEQPLMGVQRDGIRGRLLIIPEISMIVSYWVDGSAIRVMRVLHQKQKFPTE
- a CDS encoding type II toxin-antitoxin system RelB/DinJ family antitoxin; translated protein: MDTRIQFRVDDEVKRLAQQLAESQGRTLSDACRELTEQMAEQQRKALSHDAWLTEQVNLAFEKLDSGKASFIDHDSAKARMAERKAKIRSRGQQ